CTTGGCCAGCGAAGTGGAGCACGCCACACGGGCCACGTGCACTGTTGCGCTGCATGAACCTGACGCTGTTCATGCACGACGACCAACGTGGGTGTGGCACGGGCGCACGGCCGGCGGCAGTCAGTGGGGACGCCTCGCACGCCAAAAATGGGAGCGCGTGTGAGCGACTGGCACCCATAAGAATTTAAATAGAATCTAACCTCTAGCTAATCAGTAATTCCAGAAAATCTAGACTGTGGAGGTTACCGACGATTGAAGCAAAGCCATCCTTATACTATACGTCCATACCACTATCAATTTTGCTCTTAGCATAAACCTAAGACAACATATCGGAGTCTACATGGTGCCTGAATTTTATAGTCTAACATATCGGAGTCTACATGGTGCCTGAATTTTATAGTCTTCTGGATCATCTTGTCTCAcgttaggtggtgtttagttatcaaaattttttggtaaaaacatcacatcgaacgtttgaccacatattgaaaggggttttcggacacgaataaaaaacgaatttcacggctagcctagaaaccgcgagacgaatcttttgagcctaattaatccatcattagtacttgttggttactgtagcacttatggctaatcatggattaattaggctcaaaagattcgtctcaagatttctttcataactgtgcaattagttttttggttcatctatgtttaatgctttatttaggtgtctaaaaattcgatgtgatgtttttggagaaaaaaaatttaggagctaaacaaggcctaatatTCTCGAGGCATGGATTatagccaaaaaaaacaaaccatacACAGCAGCGGATACACTATGGGGACTGTGCGGGCTCTAATCCCCCTTACACGGTTGATCCCCcgtagaaaaataagagagggaaggggaagaagaagagggggctggaggaagaagaaggtaaccagccccccccccccccccccaaactTCATATTCTGGATCCATCCCTGACCGTGCATGCTAAGCAAGTTCTAGCTAATGGCAAATTGAAATAAGTCAAGCTTAGTTATATGTCATACACTGAACATCAGCCAAGCTAATGACAAATCTAATTGACACAAGCTTAGTTATATGTCATAGACCTATCTAAAATATGGAGTACAAGTAAGAAGCTAGCTAGTATTGTACGACACTATCTGTCGTCGTCTCTGGCGAGAGACGTGCGACGCCTCTGTCATGGCGGTCGTTTAGTAATAGAATTCTCCGACGACGACTGCTTGTGCATTACATTTGCTAGGATGTTGGCCTCGGTGAATAGGGCCCGGTAGCGTCTGATGGTTGTGGCGAACGCTTGGGACACCACGAGTTGCGTCGGCGGCATGATTGCTAGTGCCTCCTCGCCGGGCCTCCCTGCATAGACGGCCGCGCCCCGCTTGACTATCTCCCTGAATGTGATAGCCTTCCTCATGACAAGGGCGACACGACTGTCGATGTTGTTAGCCTAGGCCAACTCCTCTGCGTAGGAACATTGTCGTCCCGAAGCTCCAACTCCATGGTCTCACGTGCGGTGTTGATCAGCTCCACGATCTCCGTTTCGACAAGGCCGTCAATTGTTGCCAGACTCATGATGTGGTTGAGGTGCTTGTCCTGCGAGAGGCGTGTTGTCGAGACAATTTCTGTCGCCTCGGCACGGCGCATGTCAAGCCAGACGGAGTTCTTCCTaagcgcctcctcctcgggccTAACGGTTCCGAAGAACACGGACAAGCCCCTCCTAAAGTCCATCAACGTGGACGTGAAGTCATCGGCCATCTGTCGGGCGGTGAGCTCTGTGCCGATGGCCCACTCCAATTGTTCTGGCGAGAGAGGGTTGGGGTCATCAAGATACTTGGTGGCTATAGACCCGTGTCGTCATGGACTCCTTGAACTCTTGATCGTTGGCCTCTTCCTCCGGGCCTGACTACGTCAGCTTGTCAATCAACTGCTGGAGGTTGTCGCCGATCGCCAGCACCATGCCCATCATTACCGCAAGCAGAGACGTAGACATATGATATCGCAATCAAAGGCAATGGCAATGGGAATGACAATAGGAAGGAGGCAACCCTTCAATTTATAGCCATGTCGCCCCCTACCGGATCCAAGTAGGAGAAGGTGTCACCAACACCTGCCAGTCAATGAGCCCTACATCGCGCGTCCGTGATATCCAATAATTGTGTTTGCGTGTAGGTTTTTGGTTTGTTTGTGGCTGCTATGATAGTGGTCTCTTTGATTTACTCTTACAATAACATTACTTCGATCATGGCTCAGAATTTGATATGCTTCATTTGAAAACATTACTTGGTTCATAGTTTGGAACTTAAGAGTAATACActtcattatttataaaagGTATCAATGTATTTATGACATGTTAATATAGTATATTGTAATTGGCAGATCACAAATATAGCATCACACAACCAAGTTGTTCATAATCTTACTCGGCATTTCAACTTAAGACTCTTAGCCCTTACTGTACTACCGCTTATCCAATCTATTCACAACTGCTCAAAAAATGTCCAAAAGTCCTCTGACCTTATTATATTCcgaaaatataagtttaattttagagACACCGGATAAATTTCCAAAGTCGAATGTGCTTACTTCGAGAAGATTAGATATACTCAATAGTCTGCCCAAGTATAGAATCATCTCCCACTTTGGTTGGATCTGGGTTGTGTTCTCGGACAATATCTTGTTacttcatttttcttcttcttgtatgaaataaatttttcatctaCAATAAGCAAAAATCAGCAAACTACACCTATAGATTTCTTAGCTACAAGAAAggtaaatatatatcaaactacaCCTACAAATATTAACTTCTTAGCTATAAGAAAgtttaatatatatcaaactccACCTACAAATATTACCGTTAAATTGCTACACTGTAGATCCACTCGACATTAGCTCATTGGAACCATTGTAGCTCTTAGCATGTAGCTCTTAGCATTTAACACTATATCGCGTATATTCAACCAACTCCGTTATGTTAAAGGGCATAAATAATGAAGTGActgattgtttagcttttttataagaaaaagcaaacaacatagttataaaaaataatttatagataaaatttttatatacgtgttcttagtgatttaaaagataagactgtaaaataaactacaatgaaaaaacttcAACGTAAACTCCAaacttaaggttaaaaaattcaaaaaattgacttataagtataagcagaattGAAAAGATGAGTGTAAGATTacaactagaaaatatatttttgtacgTGTGCAGACTGTAATCAGAGGCACCGATCAGAtggaataagaaaaagaattaaaCATTTAACTTGGACTCCCTCTAttacataatataagacataatTGTTGTGACCTAAAGTCACAAACACAAGTGAATATGCGACTGAAGCAAATACTCTTCGCCTACTCAAGGTGAACTCAGATGTAGAAATGCTCAAATACCCTCATATTGTGTTGTCTGATTAATCTTTAATTTTACAAGGTGGTGTTAAGCCCGTACGGGCTTTTATAGCCTTGGAATCCCCTAGTACAATTACTGGAATAACCTATAGTGGTTACTAATAAGATATAAGCGTATTAGGGTAATGTGCCCAGTCTCTTGGGACCACTTTGGAAGCCATCATTAGCACTTGAGTGCTGGTCCCTAGCCATCTTCTAGTAATATTCCTAGGAGTCGTGGTCTCAAACTTCGTCTCACTCTTAGTCGAGTTGTGCCTTGAATGGTCTTGCTCCTCTTGCATAAAAATACTTGTGTGGTCTCCATATGTTAACATGCTCGAGGCATATAGAACATCACTTGTCTGAAAGTAATGTGACCTACTTGTCATATACCTACACTCGAATAATCTATTAACACATGAACATTAGGACAAGCGTATATAGCAAAACATGTAAATAAACCGAGGTGAGCATGTACACTGAATCGTGTATATACACCTGAGCGAGTATATACGCCGGGATGTTTATATGCATCTCGATCAACTTCGCTAGCTCGAGCGAATAGGGGTCATGTGCGTATACATCCGAATATGCTCTTAAGGCATATACATCGGATCACGCATATGCATCGGAAGATACACATACATcaaaatatgcatatacatCGAAATATGCACGTACATCTAAATATGCATATACACCGCAATTATGACTAGCAAGTAGAATATTCCAACATGCTAGTAGTTAGAATACTCCAACATGGTACTTCAACATGCTCAACTAAATGAAATACTTCAACATGCTCAGTTAAGGTAAAAAATACTCCAATATACTACTTCAACATGCTCAGCTAAGTAGAATACTTCAACATGCTTAGCTAAGGTAGAATACTCCAACATCCTCAGCTATTGTAGAATACTCCAATATGCTCAGGTATGTTGGAATACTCTAATATGCTCAGCTAAGTGGAATACTCCTACATACTACTCAAGCACTTAGGCGAACAGGGTAAGGTGGCCTTGTAccaacaataatattttttctttgttccataatataaggtgTGCATGAGCATGCATTAAgcaacacatatttttttctctacatttgatttattttaacttCATTATCATCAAAATGTCCACCCACATTATaagcatgcatacatacacCTGATAATTTAAACGAGGAGTTGGTTATAACTCTTTATTGATCTTTGTGTTAGTGTtagttagagcaggtacaatagcagactataagtcagctataaacatattttaagaaaataagagaggagagagaagagtagtgagctacagatttgtagccagctgcagcatggACTCTAAGACgtaatgtgtatgacatataggACCAGGTATTAATagtgtagtatatgttttgtagctaactattatatgaattagctattagattaattatagatgatttagagccagtagttggctatactattaagtTTGCTcttatactttatatattatagaatggatggagtatgaaataaggtcttgtttagtttccaaaatttttttctaaaaacatcacatcgaatctttggacatctaaataaagcattaaacatagatgaaccaagaaactaattgcacagttatgaaagaaatcttgagacgaatcttttgagcctaattagtccataattagccataagtgctacagtaaccaacatgtggtaatgacggattaattaggctcaaaagattcatctcgcggttttcaggctagccgtgaaattcattttttcattcgtgtccgaaaactcctttcgacatcctgtcaaacatttgacgtgacgcttcttccaaaatttttctcaatctaaacaccctctAACGGTGACCGCACAGACCTGCAGGCCTTTTGATGATCTGTTAAGCCACGCACCTGACTTCGCCCTCAAActtgttaattaatgattaaaaatttaaaaaatataagcataagtgaaacaGTTAgtgaatgattaaaaataatttatgaataaaacttttatatacgtgttcttcaagagaaaaaactaaaaaataaattgtggtaaaaaaactctaaaatcaaatttaaattgaagttttaaatttcatattttagctTACAAGCATAAGCATCCGCCGGCAGAGCAGCAAGTTGGAGTAGCAGGAGCAAATCAGCAAACATGAGTAGCAACTGATCAAGGAGCAGATGAGCAAATAGGAGCAAGCAGAAAAGGAGCCTGCTGGATGCCTGGATCAGAACAAGCTGCAATGTGCTTTTTGCTGAGATTTTGAACAAGTAGCATCAGAGCAcagccaaaatttatataaattatgttaaGATGTAACCTGAGATTCATGTATGTACTTGAATCGCATTGTGTCGATCAAAATTTGTTGATGAAATTAGCTGCAATATATACAACTGAAATGTGCATACATGGAGGatattacatgcaaattgtaCAGGAAACTGCATGGAGTACAGGGTTGCATAGCTCACATTGGCGGGTTCTAATTTCTTGAATCAGGCGTATTTCAAAATGGTCGAATTTATAATGTTATGGTCTAATTAACTTCTGTTTGTATGACACCACATTCTTCAATAAAAATAGTCAAATCGATTTTACATTATGGCAATTACATTGTAAGTTTCGATATTAGCattgttatttttctaatatatgcAATCGAATAGTGAAAAAATGTgactaaaattcaaaattaagtgAAAAATATGAATGTCATCTTCTTAGTAGTTTTTTACCCttcttaaaaagtaatttaaacCATAgtttttagcgtaaaatttagtaccgaAGATATAACATAACataagatactaaaattttgccctaaattttttgttaacttatagttaaaaaaaaaaccttttagCAAATATCGACAGTGTGGGTATAAAGATAAGATCTTTCGCCAGTTCCTATTGTCATGGCAACTCAAAACTTGCCACAGATTTCTCAACTCAAATTGCAAAatcaacaataataaatgtagCCGCCATATTCTTATCAAACCATACATTACAGGGGAGAAATGAAAATCACTTCTATGGCTTCCAGCCTCCAGAGATCGCGATTTAGTACCAGGAAAGACCGAAACAGTCGTTCTTAAATTCTCAGATCCAGCGAGACAGCGGGGGCAGAGAGTGCAACGTCATCTCCGGGCGTGggctgcgccggcggcgggtgggTCGCAAGAGAAGACCTGGTGCGGCAACCTCCACGCCTCGGCGGCCCCGAAGCACATGTCGTCGAGCGCCTCGCTGCGGCACCACCGGCAcctgcttccgccgccgctcgccacgcACTCGCCCAGCGTCGCCAGATCCGAGCACTCCACCTCCGCCCGACCTGTCCCGCCCTTCTCCTtgcccgccgcggccgccaccgccgccgcgcagacGAGGAGCAGCGCCAGCAGCCACGAAGATC
This is a stretch of genomic DNA from Oryza brachyantha chromosome 1, ObraRS2, whole genome shotgun sequence. It encodes these proteins:
- the LOC102699922 gene encoding uncharacterized protein LOC102699922 encodes the protein MSLAMGRSRSSWLLALLLVCAAAVAAAAGKEKGGTGRAEVECSDLATLGECVASGGGSRCRWCRSEALDDMCFGAAEAWRLPHQVFSCDPPAAGAAHARR